The segment CCGGCACGCCACTAAATGCTACTATCGTCTTAGGTAAGTAGTATCGTTACGTTGAAAGCTATTATAAAAAAGTTCATACTTTTAACGAATTGAATCAACTACCATCGTAACATAACAGAATTTTGATTCGTCAAGTTGTTAACAACTTTTAATAGTTCCCAcgtgatataaaaataatttatactaGCCACTTgtcaaaattaaaaagagaagttatatatttttattttttattttattttgtaacttTGTATGTTCGTGGTGgctatttatttctaattttttttattcattgttttttCTTAGTGATAATCGTATAATCCTATTAATTAAAACACCTTTTTTGGGAAAGCTTATATCACAAGAAACCTCCAAGAGCCAATTAAGTCAagctaattaaaaaaagtagaatcctacaacatatatatatatatatatatatattgaaagaaaaaaaaaagtatcccTCCTTTTCCTAGATTCCccctttttgaatatttatagtCTATTTTGCTAGTATTTAGAGGCATCAAAGAATAACTTTATTTGAACTctaaaacaagaagaaaattttcaacACTTATCAtctcatagttttttttttttaatatagccAAACGTCGCGATCAGAATTTTCACTAAggtgattcaaaatataaataagtaaatagataaagaatttgaaattgTTCAACATCTATTATACATACACAATATAATGTTAATCATGcatgtttataatttttcatcgTCGAATGTAGTTTCGGACGGTCTACCTAGCTCCGCCCTTGACTATAGTAAGTTTAATACTAAGAATCTTAAACATTGTACTCATAAATCCTGCATCTGTCTCTATGCACGTAACGTAACAAAACATGTTAAACTTAATTCTTATCATGGTACAataattttgtttctatttttcaGGTATATGCCAAGCATCCATTGCATTATTCACAGAGCTTGATATTGTAATAGAGATGATCTCCATTGGCACATTACTAGTATTTTACTTAGTATCAAATGCACTTATATTTCGTCGATATGTTATACTTAGCAAAAATCCACCACTTCACACTCTTTTAttccttttccttctttcatCCACCTCTTTTGCATTCTCATTCTCATGGAAATTCAAACTACATTGGTGGAATCTCGGCTTATTCGCGGGACTTACGTTTTTCACGACAGTTATTTTTCAGTATTTTGTCCCTATGGTCGTTATGCAACGACAAGAGAGTTGGTTGGTCCCGTTCATGCCATGGCCAGCTACGATATCGATTTTTCTAAATGTTTTTCTCATGACAACGTTGAAAATGGTGGCATATAAAAGATTTGGTATATGGACTTGTgttataacaatattttatgTACTATATGGTGTCCACTCAACATATCATGCTGAAGAAATATTGGAGATGATTGTTGTTGataatgtgaatgtcaattCTTCCACTCAACAAATAATTACTAAGGTTGATATTCAACTTGTTTAATATATAGTACAAGATTTCATTGTCTAGGCATGTTGGTGCTCTATATATATAGAGTACaagtaaataatgaaatttttacTGGATAGgggtaaaaaaaaagttgattatcatcatgtatatatatttggtGATGATATAAAGGAAGATGGAATTCTGGTGAACGTCATTTCTAATTACTATCCGCTCTTGATGGTATGTACACGGATTTTACTTgaataaaaagattattttgataaaccGTGAGctcagaaaaatattttaaaaaatgaatttgaaaaaaaagagagtaaagAAGttgagatgatttttttttttcaaaaaaataaaataatgacaaaaaataaaatagtaaaataatcaAGGTGAAAGAAAACACTAAAGGAATTAGGTTTATAACTATAAAATATTGTTGGGAAAAAAGATGACGAAAACTTCCAAGTTTCTTCCGATAAGTTAAATGATGTGGCTTTAATTaattacacaaaaaattattatactactttatgttaaaaaaaaaattaaaatacacatGCATTGATAAGTTGGATATAGTACGTATTAccatatttcaatttatatgtagTTTGAAATTTACAAAGTTGAagttaaaagaaagaaatgatttttcttttttggatttACGATCTGAATCAttcttaattttatatgattataagTATTTTGGAATAATATCAGGCTATATAGCGAAAATGATTCTCTAAATCGATCTGAATTTCCAACGTCTCCGGatgatatttttctattaatctACTTTGCGATctaataattatgttattatacaCTAAAGATCAAATATGTGATAGACAAAACATATATGAGGAGTGATAAAAATGATGAAGATTAGGTTTCTTTCAAACTAATAAAACTAGTTATATAGTATATACAAGTCTAGGCAAAATTATTGTTTCGACATAagtgatttttgtgttgcaaaataaaattaacgGAAATTCTGACTGTTGAGTGATTCTTTGAGAAATTAACTACACCTTCCGGTGGCATCTTCCTTTATATcataatcaaatatatatatatatatacatgacaAGGGGGGACATTCCACCTTACCCTTGTCCagtaaaaatttcattttttttttaacttttactgtatatatatatatatagagcaGTAACATGTCTAGGCAGTGAAATTTTGTACTATATATTATACAAGTTGAATATCAACCTTAGTAATTTGTTGTTGAGTGGAAGaattgacattcacattatcaacaacaacaaccattTCCAATATTTCTTCAGCATGATATGTTGAGTGGACACCATATAGTAcataaaatattgttataacACAAGTCCAAATCCCAAATCTTTTATATGCCACCATTTTCAATGTTGTCATGAGAAAAACATTTAGAAAAATCGATATCGTAGCGGGCCATGGCATGAACGGGACCAACCAACTCTCTTGTCGTTGCATAACGACCATAGGAACAAAATACTGAAAAATAACTGTCGTGAAAAATGTAAGTCCCGCGAATAACGTGAGATTCCACCAATGTAGTTTGAATTTCCATGATAATGAGAATGCAAAAGAGGTGGATGAAAGAAGGAAGAGGAATAAGAGAGTGTGAAGTGGTGGATTTTTGCTAAGTATAACATATCGACGAAATATAAGTGCATTTGATACTAAGTAAAATACTAGTAATGTGCCAATGGAGATCATCTCTATTACAATATCAAGCTCTGTGAATAATGCAATGGATGCTTGACATATACCtggaaaaaatagaaacaataattAAACTTCGTATCAAGTCAGAATCAGACAAGTAAAATTGAAACGAAGGGAATAAAAGTTATTCTTTGGTGCATATATTATACATTAGTTTGTTAaataaatgagaagaaaaaaggaGGGAGACTTTCTTGTGATATAAGCTTTGCTCAAAAAGGTAATTTATTCTtccaaatatattttgaagataATATAAAGTTAACTAACTAATCTACTTTAATCATCACTAAGGAaaacaaatgaataaaaaattgagaaaaatacaACAACCAcaaacatacaaacacacaaaaaggttattgttaattaattgattcaatcAATTAgaagtgtattttttttttcataatttaaatttttagatgaCATGATACGACAAATCTTTAGTACTGTTACTTACCTAAGACGATAGTAGCATTTAGCGGAGTACCGGTAGTAGGATGTACTTTGGCAAACCAAGAAGGTACAAGTCTAGCCCTCCCAATAACACAAAGGTACCTTGCTTGTCCAAGCATAGCTACTAATAGAGATGCCACAATCCCTAAACTTGCACCTGCCCCTACTACATTGCTTGCCCACTTCCACCCCATCAACTCGAAAGCCGCGGAAAATGATGCTCCTTCTGGGATCTACAAATATTTGTAAGCGAATTAAACTTCTATACACTAAACAATCtgatacatataataataagtaaaatCTTCTTTATACTGTCACTCTGTCAGTGTATATAAGTGAGTTGAACGACGTACATACCATGTTATAAGGTAGCAAAAGGCATAAAGATAGAGCCATGAGACAATAGAGAGCAGAGACAATGAGGACAGAGCCAACAATTCCCAAAGGTAGAGTCTTTGAAGGGTTTTTAATTTCTTCAGCCATGGTTGAGACTGTGTCATATCCAATATAACTAAAGTAAACAATGGCTGCTCCATCAAGAATCCCTCTAACACCATATGGAGCTATCCCTCCTGGCTTTACTAAGTTATCAACCTTCCCATTGCAAAATCCAGCTATGATGATAAATCCAAAAAACACCACATGGAATGCTGTCATTATTAGGTTCAACATTGAACTCTCTTTAGTGCTgcaaaaaataagatatattcaCTATCAAAAAAGTAGTCAAATTACTCGTATAGTCAGACGTCTCTATAACAAACAAATGATCACGTTGTTATAAAGAGATTTGACTGTATAGCGAACATACCTATGACACAAACAAATAGTGAGGACAATAATCAACGCGACTGCAGGGAAATCCAACATGTTGTAACCTTGCATTAAACCATGTACATGAATTCTCCATGAATTTGGATCATTCCTACCAAAAGCACATGACAAATACTCTGTAAAACTTCTTGAAACAGCAGCATTTGATAACACATATTCCATTAATATATTTGCTCCTGCAAAGTATCCCACAAATTCCCCTGCATCCATTTTATTTAATCATTAGCAACATAGACTAGTACATAAACTCGCCAAGCTACATTAATTCATCGAGTTATTTTCTCAGATAGTCACTCAACTAACAGTCATTGTCATTTTTCTCTTAAAGTCacttttgttgaaaaaaattagaatcGTGACTTTCTGAGATAATAACTATTAGTTAAATTACAGTCTGACAAAACAAACCCTACCTAGTTTACAAGGGCAGTTATCTTTTATATGACGTGTCAGTcagtatatataagttaaatcctTACCAAAAGTAACTCGGAGATAACTAAAAGCTCCACCAGCAACAGGAACATCAACAGAGAACTCAGTATAACACAAGGAAGATAGAAGAGCAGATACAGCAGCAACTATATAAGATATGAAAACAGAAGGGCCAGAGGTTTTTCGAGCAACGGGGCCAGTAGTAACAAAAACTCCAACACCAAGCATTCCTCCAACACCAAGAGCTACTAAATCATACCATGTAAGTTTCCTCTTCATGTCAGCACCAGACCTTAGTCTCACTTTGTTCAGTTCTTGGTCTGGTGTCCATGTTGCtaacattcttttctttaacttttgAGGTGTTTTGGACAGAGAATTAAGGTAAGTGAACAAAAACATTGTTTTTGGTTAAAGAGTGTAATGTGGTTTCTTTTGTGTTTCAATAACAAGGTTTTATATAAGCAATGGGAataacatctactatatatccGAAACTTACTGGTTTGACGAAATAGTTACAATATCCTGTAGGACCAACTAAAAGAGGAAGTGTTTcctattagaattttttttctctccattTATCGTAAGAATCAAAGCGAAAAACTTTAATTGATGTTGAAAGAATCTCGTCCATCTCATCACATGTCGCGTTGATTTGTTTGAAAGTACAATTTTAtcctttgattatttttaggaTGACCATTATACCCTTATGATTAATTCTTTATCCTTTCCTCAGCTTTTTTAGAGCACCAAGACtcaaaaagatattaaaagaaAGGTGGAAAAAGGGTCCATTCTAAGCTAGTAAGAGGAATCATAAAACAAAAGATTGAGGGTGTTTGACCTATACTTTTAGGAATTTGAAAAGGTGTGACTAGCATCCATTCTTTGTAAaagcaataataatataaacatttCTTTTTCATCGAGAATAACTGGACTCGGAcccttaatttttattttttacatattcaGCGTAATGAAGTTCGAAAATAATAAGATATACGCAGAATGTGTCCAATAATAGATTATTATTGCTATCTAAGGTTATTTTAATCTTCTTAGTAGATAATTGAGGATAATGCTTTTTAGATTACCACTAATTAGAATCAAATCAACAAGTAAAATGTGTTTAATCCATATCCAAGTTGTAGAATTTCTTTTCATCATACTACTTAGTTAGCCTAGCCTAGCTAGCTAGAATTGGAATGTAGCCATTTTAAAGTCTACAATATATATTGTAGCTCTATAGGGAATATACCTCCTGCATTGAGGGCTAATCACATAATTAATTTCTACAATTAGGTGAGATGTCACTGACTTAAATGAAAATCATGTTGACATTTAAGGTCATTCACTCCAAATCCAAAGGGATCTTTCTAGCCTTCTTACTTCGATATTCGTCACAAACTATTTATCGTGattttaaagattaaaatatttttaatcagaTTACATAGCCTAAATAGAAAGATTATACCTTAAgacttagataaaaaaaaatagtcaaagAACCATAATGATTAAAGTTATCTTTAAGGACGTGTAAAATTGAATCACAACGTATAATTTTAAAGGGCAAGGTAGGGGAGGGAGGGAGAGTGGGAAATT is part of the Solanum pennellii chromosome 8, SPENNV200 genome and harbors:
- the LOC107028122 gene encoding cationic amino acid transporter 6, chloroplastic-like — translated: MFLFTYLNSLSKTPQKLKKRMLATWTPDQELNKVRLRSGADMKRKLTWYDLVALGVGGMLGVGVFVTTGPVARKTSGPSVFISYIVAAVSALLSSLCYTEFSVDVPVAGGAFSYLRVTFGEFVGYFAGANILMEYVLSNAAVSRSFTEYLSCAFGRNDPNSWRIHVHGLMQGYNMLDFPAVALIIVLTICLCHSTKESSMLNLIMTAFHVVFFGFIIIAGFCNGKVDNLVKPGGIAPYGVRGILDGAAIVYFSYIGYDTVSTMAEEIKNPSKTLPLGIVGSVLIVSALYCLMALSLCLLLPYNMIPEGASFSAAFELMGWKWASNVVGAGASLGIVASLLVAMLGQARYLCVIGRARLVPSWFAKVHPTTGTPLNATIVLGICQASIALFTELDIVIEMISIGTLLVFYLVSNALIFRRYVILSKNPPLHTLLFLFLLSSTSFAFSLSWKFKLHWWNLTLFAGLTFFTTVIFQYFVPMVVMQRQESWLVPFMPWPATISIFLNVFLMTTLKMVAYKRFGIWTCVITIFYVLYGVHSTYHAEEILEMVVVVDNVNVNSSTQQQITKVDIQLV